The region GCGGTTACTCCTACGAGGATCTAATAAAGTATTCCCCTCCTTTATATTAAAATAGATTACTTGAGCTTTATTGTCATAAGTAGTGTATTTTGCCCCAAATTCTATCTCAGCCCAAGGTAAGTGATAGTTTAAGTCTGCATTTATACTATATACATTATATTTAAGCGTGTTGGTATAAGTATTATACCTATTAAGAATTGAGTTTGCATCATATTCTTTAATATCGAATGATTGATCAGGTGAATTAGAAAAATAGTTTGCACCAATAGCTATTTTACTCCCTAGTGTATCTAGTTTCTGATCAAAGAAGAGATTCGCTGTATGATAGTTATTTTTAGTATAAGATTGGTTGACTGAATTAATAATAGAATCAGTTTCTGCAAATGGATAACTTTTATAAGTAGAAGTTGTAAATGCTCTCGGATCACCAGAGAATTTAGTATAATTATATGAACCACCTATAACAGCATTGTCTGTTAACTGATAGTTAGTTGTTATACTAGCTCCTCTATTTTTATAAGAAGATTCATTTAAAGATTTATTGCCTAAGTATCTCTTGTCATCTAGATAAGTGTTATCATTTGTGTTGGCATTATTACTATTATTTATATTGCCTTTTAGCATCACACTCCATTTCTTGTTCTGATAGTTTAAGCTACCATTACCACCGCCAGAGTTATAGTTGTTATGTGAGTAGTTAGAACTTACAGTTCCATACACTCCCATGCGTTTATTCTTTTTTAAGATAATATTGATAATACCTGCATTTCCACTCGCTTCATATTTAGCAGAGGGAGTTGTTATTACTTCTATTTTTTCGATATCATCAGAGCGCAGTGTACGCAGATAGTTTGTTAGTGCATCACCTTGCAGTTCTAACATTCTATCATCTACCATGATACGTACATTGTTTTTCCCGCTGATACTGATTTTATCGTTTTGTACTTTGACCATAGGAGTAGTAGCTAATGCTTCTAGCGCATCCATTCCTTGTGAAGCCACACTATTAGCTGTATTGTACACGAGCCTATCTACTTTTCGCTCTACTAATCTCTTTTCAGCAGTTAATACAATCTCGTCTAACTGTTGTTCATTCTTGATTTGAATGTTCTTAAGATCAATATTGCTATTTATTGTTAGCTTCTGTTCATTCACTAGATTACCTAAGTAATAGACTTTTAATATATAATCTCCATGTATTACATGTTCTATGACGAATAACCCAGTCTCATCAGTAAAACTCTGTTTTACAAAAGTTTCATCAAACTGTAGTAACTGTATTTCAGCATAGTCCACAGGCTTACTCGTTTGGTCTAGCACAGTCCCCTTTATAGAAGACTGTGGTAGTATAATCTGACTACACAGGATCGTTAATAGTAATGTAAATAGTTTTTTCATCGTTAGTTAGTTGTATTGTATTATTTTCTGTTTCTTTCTTCAGTATTACCACCTTGGTGATCTCTTACTTTAATCTTACTATTTCCGAATGAGTAGCTAACACCTATGTTTATATAGCGTTGGTCATAGTAGTTATAATATTCTTGACGTATATTATTTGTATTTGTAGTAGCTGTATGCGAACCAGTCTTTAATATGTCATTAGCATATATTGATAGGTTTAGCTTTTTATCTAGCATAGCGTATTTCATTCCTAAGTTTAATGCATAAACTTGAGTTATTTCCCATATACCCATTTTTACACTCGGTTGGTACCAGAAGTCTATTTGAGCGGTCCATGTTTTAGACGTATTTAAGTTTAATGTATTATTAGTTGAGAAGTAATATCCCCCTCCACTATTCATATCTAAGTTCACATCTTTGCTAAGTTTAGATTCTGCATAGAATACATAGATACCACTTTGAGATTGTAACCAAGGGAAAGTATTAAATGTGTAGCTTAAATTAGCACTATATCTAGTAGGATTTGCTACGTTATCTCGTAGGTAAAGCGTTTTATTATTAGCCACATCTATTACAGGATACTGAGTAAAGCTGTCTTTTGTATCTGAGTATGATACACTGAAGTCAAGTTTTCCTTTGTAATTATAGTTAAACTCTACTTTATCTGTAAAAGCTGGAGTGATAGAAGGGTTTCCTTGTGCTACACTGTACTCTGTGATATACCATTTAAAAGGATTTAATTCCCAAAATGCCGGTCTAGAGATACGTCTGTTATAGTTAATAGAGAATGTGTTGTCATCATTCATTTTATATGCTATATATACTGTAGGGAATAGCTTGGTATAGTTTTTCTTATTCTCTGTATCATAAACTACAGAAGTACCTGTAGTCTGAGTGTTCTCTAATCTTAATCCTAACTGTACTGTCCATTTATCATTAAATTCTCTAGACGCATTTAAGTACAGTGCTTGTGTATTCTCTTTATATTCGAAGTTGTCTTTTTGTTTTAAGTCTTCTATGGCTACTCCTGATGAGTAGTCAACGAAGTTTGTTTTATTTTTTGTTACTACGAAACTCGCTTTTGCACCATATGATAATTTAGCCCATTTTAGTGGTTGTTCAAAGTCTATTTTAGTACTGAAGTTTTCTATTTTTTGATCTCCTGTGGACTCAGCTATAAACAGCTTGTTAATAGAGTTATCAACAGCCTCTGTTTTTGTGTTGAAAAGTCTCTCTTTGTTGTTTACATATTTAAAATAATCTACATCTGCAGTGAATTTAGTTCCTAGAGTATCAATCTTATGCATAAAATTTATGTTAGCTGAATGTGTGTTATCAACTCCGTCGTTTTTAGCTTGACTTCTGATATATTTTACAGGGTTATCAACAAGGTTATTAACAGTTATAAGTCCTCCATCATCAAATTTAGGACTTCCGCTCCCTCCATTATACTGACCACCCATAGAAGTCTTTTCTGTCAGTTGATAGTCAACTTGGAAATTACCAGAGATATAGTCGTTATTGTTATAACGAGTATTCTCACCATTCCAAATCTCAGTAGGGTAGTATACTTTAGAATTTTCTACAACATTATAGCCTCCTTTACTACCAGTTACCCCAGCTTTAATAGATACTTTATCTTTGTTATAACTAAAACTATTACTTAATCTAAACAAATTCTTAGTACTTTGTTTATACCCAGCACTGATTTGATTACTCCATGCATCAGGTAACGCTTCTTTCAGTACAATGTTAATAAGCCCACTGTCTCCCTCTGCCTCATATTTAGCAGGTGGAGTAGTGATTACCTCTATCTTTTTGATATTGTCAGAAGGGATGCTCTTTAAGTACTGTAGTAATTGTTCACCAGATAGTTGAACTAGTTTATCATTGATCATTACACGCACACCACTTTTACCTACTATAGAGATTGTTTCATTGTCTACTTTAAGGCTAGGTGTTAGTTTTAATAAATCTACAGCATCGTTATTCGTAGCGTGTACAGAGTTCTCGATATTGAATACTGTACGGTCTACTTTTCGTTCAAATACTTTTTTTGTCGATTCTACTACTATTTCATCTAGTTTAGTATCTTGTTCTATAGATAATACCCCTAGATCTAGATCTTTGTTAACTTCTATATTTTTATCATACGCTTTAACACCATAGCTATGGATTTGGAAAGAGTATGTATTATTAGCTATATCGTGTATCTCGAATGAACCGTTTTCATTGGTAAGAGCAGACTGTACTAAGTTTCCATTAGTATCTATTAGATAAACCTCTGCTAAGTCTACAGGAGTTTTATCTGCTGCTTGTACTATACCTTTTATATTATTTTGAGCACTTACGCTTAAAGCTGTTAAGAATAATGCAGTTGTTATAAATAGTGCTTTCATTGTTATCATTACTTTGTTAGTTGTAAGTGATAATTCTATTTGCGTGCCAATTAAAATTAAAAGATGTAAATCATTGTTTTACAGATGTTTATGTATATGTAAAAAAAAGATCTGTTCGATATTGAACAGTGTTTTTTATAAAAATGAACAATATTGAAAAATAGGGAGGTATAGAAATAAAAAAAAACTGCTTGGGGAAAGCAGTTTTCTAAGACTAGTTTATATGACTAATTATATTCAAATCGAAGTTATAATCATTTTGAGCTAGACTTGGCTTGTTGTTTATGAAAATTTGTAGAACAAAATTAAGTAATATTTTGATATGTTTTACTTTATACGTAGAAAAGTGGTACTTTTGTTTAAGAATTAAATTGAAATTTAGTAGTTTAGAAGAATGTCGGATTTAAAGTACACGGCTATGGATGCAGATAAGATAAAAAGTATTAGAAAAAACTCAGGATATTCACAAGAATATGTAGCTGAGAGATTAGGGATATCACAAAAGGCATATTCTGATATAGAAAGTGGAAAGACACGTTTAAAGAATGAAGTATTACATGAGATAGCTAAGATATTAGAGATATCACCTGCTCTGATATGCCCTATATCATGTGAATGTATCTCTGATATAGAGAGTAAACACAGAGAGCTTTTAGCTTTTTTAGATGCTAAGGGAATTGACTATCCTGCAAAGTTTCTTTAACTTAATATTTATTAACTAGAAGTATAAGTATTGAGATTATAGGGAGTTAATTAATATTTCAAGAAATTATAAAAAAAAGTCCTCAAAGTAGAGTAATTACTTTGAGGACTTTTTTAATTAGATGTACTTTAGATTGACCAACGCAGTAAGCTTGCTCCCCATGAGAAACCTGCTCCAAAAGCTGTTAACAATACTAAGTCTCCTTTCTTTATTTTACTTGTGTTTTCCCAGATACACAATGGAATTGTTGCCGCTATAGTATTACCATAGTTAGCAATATTTACTAGCGTTTTATCCTCTTGTATGTTGATCTGTTTACCTACAGCATCTATAATTCGTTTATTTGCTTGATGAGGAACTAACCAATTTACATCTTCTATAGTAAGCTGGTTTCGGTTTAGAACATCTAAGCAAGCTTCACTCATCGACTGTATGGCTTGTTTAAAAACGACTTTACCATCTTGCTTGATGTATTTTTTATCGTCATCTTCTTCTAGTTCAGAATAGGGGTGTAATGAACCTCCAGCTTCTATATTTAAAAAGGCTCTTCCCTGTCCATTACTCTGCATTAAAGCATCTATTACTCCAGTTTCTTTAGAAGGCTCTAACCATACGGCACCAGCTCCATCTCCAAATAAAATATTCGTAGAACGGTCTTGTATATTCACGTAAGCACTAATCTTATCAGCACCGATTACTACCACATTTTTATAACGTTGACTCTCTACTAAAGATGCTCCTAAGTCTAGAGCATATAAGAATCCTGAACATGCAGCATTTATATCGAATCCCCATACATGATCAATGCCTAATTTTTCACAGATGATATTTGCTGTCGCTGGCATGGGCATATCTGGGGTAGAAGTAGCCACGATAATTGCATCTATATCTGTAAGTTTTTTATTGTAATTGACAAGTAGGTTTTCTATCGCGTGTACTGCCATGTCGGAGGTAGCAAGTCCTTTTTCTAATATTCTACGTTCTTTGATCCCAGTGCGTTTAGTTATCCATTCGTCATTTGTATCTGTTACTTTCTCAAGATCTTTATTTGTTCTTCTTTGCTTAGGGACATAACCTCCAATAGCGGTGATATTAGCGTATGTGTTTTTTTGAGTTGTCGCTTTATTCATATTGTTGTGCGTCTTTATTTCAAGTGAGTTGTTTTGCCTCAACTCTTATTGTTGTTAGTGTTTACAGTCCAAATATCCGAATATTATGACACTTTTGAATAGATAATTAAACGTTTAAAATTGTTTAAAAGACGCTTTTATACCAAAACCTTCTAAATAAATTAGCCCATAACAAGTCATATACATATAGACGAGAAGTAATTATACAAAATAGGTTTGAATTTGATTAAAGCATGGTATTGTTGAGGAACTAATGAAAGAACTATGATACAGAATTGCTTTGTAGTATTAGGTTAACACTGACTCTTGTCTAACCTAGTTGTTCTTAAAATCTGTAGGAGAAATTCCAGTATAGGTTTTAAAAAACTTACTGAATACAGATAAATCAGCAAAATTTAATTCACTAACAATATCCGTGATAGAAGACTTGGGATTCTTAAGTAAGATCTTAGCTTCTAGAATAATAGTGTCAGAGATGATTTGTTTAGGTGTTTTTTGGAATACTTCAGAGATGATTTTCGTTAAGTGCTTTCTGCTGATAAACATAGCATCTGCGTAGTACTGTACACTTCGTTCTCTTTTAAAATGAGTAGATACTAAATAAATGAACTTTTTGGCTAACTCTTCTTTGCGCAGTAGCTTAATGTCATTTTTTTCTAAAACAGCTTTACTATAGTAATTGCCTAATTCATACATCAAGATAGAAAAGTGATGTATGATGAGGTTTTTTCCATAAATGTTGTCACTGTTATAACTCAGTTGTGTTAATCTCTTAAGTGTATTTCTAATCACTCTAAAAACATCCTTTGTTAAGGTAATAACCTTTGGGTATTCAGAAGATAAGAAAGAGATTAAACTATGAGATTTGACATGAAAACCAGCTTCTGAGAATAAATCTGGATCTATAAAAACAGCCTTAACAGAAAAATCTTCTGTCAATCTTTTGATTTCAAAGAATTGATTGGGAAGCACTACTAATAAGTCGTCCTTTTTAATTATAGTAGGTTCTAGGTTAATCGTTATTTCACATCTACCTCCTGTTACTAATATCAATCCAAAGGTTGTAAATTGGTAAGGTTTGTCCACTACAAAGTACTGTTTGTGTTTCGGACCAATATCCAAAATAGCCAATCTTTTGTCTGTAAGGACATTCTTATAGCGATTTGTAATATCGCTTAGGGAGTAAACTTGTATATAAGGAGTATTCACTAGAGATTTTTGGTTTAAAATATTTTCTAAAAGTAATGATTTGGGATTAGATGAGAGTTAATATAGATTAATAAAGTCAAGAGTTAATAATAAGCATTTCCGTAATTTCGAGATACAAAAAAGGGTGAGACATCTATCTCACCCCATTGCATTTGGTTGTTGTTCTATTATGTAATTCTATTTGTTGTTTATGTTTTTAGAAGTGAACTCATCTATGAACCCTTCATTATAATCGTAATCGGCATTCATCAAGTGTTCATAATTTAGCTTTTCTTTCTTTCCAAAGCGATTACCTATTTTATCAAATATTGAGTATATAATAGGAACAATCACTAAGGTTAATAATAAGGAAGATAATAGCCCTCCGATGATGACTACTGCTAACCCGTTATTCATCTCAGCACCAGCACCACTTGCTAGAGCAATAGGTACCATTCCTATAACCATTGCGATAGTTGTCATTAAGATAGGGCGAAGACGTGCATGGTTAGCCGCGATTAACGCATCGTGTACACTATCTCCTGCCTGTACTCTGTGATTAGCGAAATCTACTAGTAGAATGGCATTCTTGCACACCAGACCGATTAGCATAATGATCCCTAATATTGTGAATATATTCAGTGATATATTAGCGATAGCCAGTGCTAATAAGGCTCCAATGAATGATAAGGGCACGGAGAAGATAACGATAAAAGGCTTAGAGAAGCTGTCATACAAGGCTACCATGACTAGATATACTAATATAATAGCTGCTAATAAGGCTACTCCTAATGTCCCGAATCCTTCTTCTTGATCTTCCATTGTACCAGTCCATAGATATTTTACACCTGGTTTCATTTTTAAAGTTTCGAACTGAGGTACCCACTCTTCTGCTATTGCTCCTGGAGCACGACCTATCGTTTGAGATTTTATGGTTACAGAAGGGCTTTTATCTCTACGTTCTAAGATAGAAGGTCCTGAACTGTATTTAATATCGGCGAATTGGGCTAGTTTAATGTCTTGCCCTACGTTATTCTTGAAGCTAATTTCTTTTACGTCATCTATAGTTGTTCTCGCATATTCTTGGAATCTGATGTTGATGTCATATTCATACTCACCTGCTCTAAATTTACCATCTTTATTTCCATTAAACGCAGTCTGCATCGTCATACCCACAGTGTACATATCTAGGCCTAATGCAGCCATCTTATCACGGTTCACTTGTACATTAATCTCAGGACTACCTGTCTCAGTCGTTAACTTAGTCTCCATAGTCCCTGGTATCTTATCTAATAACTCTTTCGCATGGATGGCAAAGTCCATCGCATCGTCTAAGGTAGCACCTGTCACTGTTAATGCTAGTGGTGCTTCTTCAGCTCCGATTAACCCTACTGGAACAGTCTTTATTTTAGCATCTGCAATAAGCGGTGTCAACTCGTTCTTTAACTTTGCAGCATAGACGAATGAGTTCTCCTTACGTTGCTTCTTATCTGTTAAGATAACGTGTATCTCAGATTTGTATTTAGTAGCCTGTGCTCCTCCATACCCCTCAGAAGACTGCCCTACTGTGGTGATCATATCTACTACCTCTGGTTTAGTACCTAAGAAGTCTTCTACCTTTTGAGTTACTTTATTTGTCTGCTGAAGTGAAGCGTCTTTATCTAATTCTAATTGTACTAAGAATTCTCCCTTATCTGTCTTAGGGAAGAACTCTGCTCCGATATATCCCATCGGCAACAACGCTATCGAACCAAAGAATGATAAGGCTACGATGATGATCACGATAATAGTGTTCTTAGTAGAGTTTAACGACCATACTAAGAGATTAGATATCGTATGTGTGAACGCATTTAATCCCTTCTCAAAACCGTGTATAATCTTACCAAAGAATGTAGATGGCTTAATTACCTCGATACGTCCATATCTAGAGAATAACCAAGGTACTATGGTAAATGATACTAATAGTGATAATAAAGTAGCTATAATTACTGTAACACAGAACTGTTTAATGATATTCGGCACTAGACCTGATGACATCGCGATAGGTAAGAATACTACTACGATAACTAATGTAATCGCAGTAACTGTAAATCCGATTTCTTTCGCTCCATCATAAGAAGCACGTACTTTATTTTTACCCATCTCCATATGGCGGTGAATGTTCTCGATAACCACGATGGCGTCATCAACTAAGATTCCCACTACCAGTGATAGCGCTAGAAGACTCAATAAATTCAAGGTATACCCTAATAAATATATCCCAATGAATGTGGCAATCAATGATAAGGGAATCGCTACCATTACGATAATCGCATTTCTAAAACTGTGTAAGAAGAATAACATTACGAATGCCACTAATACAATCGCTAAGAACAAGTCAAACATCACTGCATTAGCCGCCTCTAAGGTAAACTCAGACGAATCGTTTGCTACTTTAATGTTTATGTTTTGATCTTTATAGTTGTTCTCTACCTCTTTGATTGTTTCGTGAGTCAGCTCACTTACTGTTACTGCATTGGCATCAGACTGTTTGATAACTTGCATTAAGATAGTCGATTTCTGATTAAGACGTGCGATTTTCTCAATTTCTTTAATGCCATCTTGTACATCTGCTACATCGCCTAAGCGTATATCTATACCTCCTTGAGATGCTATTACTAAGTCACGCATCTCTTGTACGTTCTTATATTTTCCCTCTAGACGGATAATCGTTTGTTTGTCTTTAGACTTGACATTACCTGTAGGGAAGTCTAAGTTAGAGCCTAAGATGATCTGCTGTACCATCGGTACACTTAATCCGTATGCTTCTAATTTCTTAGGATCAAGAAGGACTTGTATCTGTCTTTCTTCACCCCCAATAAGCTCTACCTTAGCTACCCCGTTTACACGAGAGAATATAGGTTGTATCTTCTTATCTAATAAATCATATAGTTCTTTTTCTGTTAAGTCACTTGTGATACTCAGTGTCAAGATAGGCAAGTCACTCAGTGAATACTTTTGTAGTGAAGGAGGATCTACATCTTTAGGTAAATCCTTAAGGATAGCATTAATCTTACGCTGTGCATCATTTAAGGATAAATCAACATTAGCAGTAGAGTTTAAATAAATCATTACGGTAGATAAACTCTCGAATGACATCGCTTCTACCTTCTTCACATTCTCCAGTGAGGCTACAGCATCTTCTATTTTCTTTGTCACAGTGTTCTCTATCTCAGAAGGTGAAGCTCCTGGATATACTGTGGCAACTGTAATTACGTTTACTTCAAACTTAGGAACTAATTCGTAACTCAGATTTTTATAACTAAATAAACCACCTAGTAGTAATGCGATAAACAATACTATAATGATACTAGGACGTTTTATTGATATTTCGGCTATTTTCATAAGTCGATCCTTTGGTTTTAGAGGATGTTATTTAATGATAGATACTGGTGTGTTCTCTGTCAAGTTGATTTGTCCTGAAGTGATTACCGTCTCACCGTCTTGTAATCCTTCAAGTACTTCTACGAAGTCTCCGAAGTTTCGACCTGCAACTACTTTCTTAGAGACAGCTTTACCTTGTACGATGGTATAGACTAGATTAGAACTTACACTTCCTACGAACGCATTACGTGGTACTAATAGGATAGGAGTATCAGCATCTTTCTCTCCGTCGAAAATAGCAGAACCATACATACCCGCTCTTAATTTGTTCTCTTGGTTATTAGCGATTAATAAGTCCACAGGATAGTTAAGCGCAGCATCAGCTTTAGGAGCTATGAAGGTTACCTTTCCTTGGAATGTATCGTTAGGTAGTACACTTGCCTTAACCGTGATGATATCCCCTTCTTTAAGATTAGCTACGTGGCTTTCATCTACATTCACTCTTAGCTTAAGTTGTGCTACGTTTACCAAATCAAATAGAGGAGCACCTGGTGCTACGAATGACCCTAGTTCTACGTGTTTCTTATTGATAATACCATTGATAGGTGCTTTTACATTCGCATCAGCAGCTGTGAT is a window of Myroides oncorhynchi DNA encoding:
- a CDS encoding outer membrane beta-barrel family protein produces the protein MKALFITTALFLTALSVSAQNNIKGIVQAADKTPVDLAEVYLIDTNGNLVQSALTNENGSFEIHDIANNTYSFQIHSYGVKAYDKNIEVNKDLDLGVLSIEQDTKLDEIVVESTKKVFERKVDRTVFNIENSVHATNNDAVDLLKLTPSLKVDNETISIVGKSGVRVMINDKLVQLSGEQLLQYLKSIPSDNIKKIEVITTPPAKYEAEGDSGLINIVLKEALPDAWSNQISAGYKQSTKNLFRLSNSFSYNKDKVSIKAGVTGSKGGYNVVENSKVYYPTEIWNGENTRYNNNDYISGNFQVDYQLTEKTSMGGQYNGGSGSPKFDDGGLITVNNLVDNPVKYIRSQAKNDGVDNTHSANINFMHKIDTLGTKFTADVDYFKYVNNKERLFNTKTEAVDNSINKLFIAESTGDQKIENFSTKIDFEQPLKWAKLSYGAKASFVVTKNKTNFVDYSSGVAIEDLKQKDNFEYKENTQALYLNASREFNDKWTVQLGLRLENTQTTGTSVVYDTENKKNYTKLFPTVYIAYKMNDDNTFSINYNRRISRPAFWELNPFKWYITEYSVAQGNPSITPAFTDKVEFNYNYKGKLDFSVSYSDTKDSFTQYPVIDVANNKTLYLRDNVANPTRYSANLSYTFNTFPWLQSQSGIYVFYAESKLSKDVNLDMNSGGGYYFSTNNTLNLNTSKTWTAQIDFWYQPSVKMGIWEITQVYALNLGMKYAMLDKKLNLSIYANDILKTGSHTATTNTNNIRQEYYNYYDQRYINIGVSYSFGNSKIKVRDHQGGNTEERNRK
- a CDS encoding helix-turn-helix domain-containing protein, encoding MDADKIKSIRKNSGYSQEYVAERLGISQKAYSDIESGKTRLKNEVLHEIAKILEISPALICPISCECISDIESKHRELLAFLDAKGIDYPAKFL
- a CDS encoding beta-ketoacyl-ACP synthase III, which gives rise to MNKATTQKNTYANITAIGGYVPKQRRTNKDLEKVTDTNDEWITKRTGIKERRILEKGLATSDMAVHAIENLLVNYNKKLTDIDAIIVATSTPDMPMPATANIICEKLGIDHVWGFDINAACSGFLYALDLGASLVESQRYKNVVVIGADKISAYVNIQDRSTNILFGDGAGAVWLEPSKETGVIDALMQSNGQGRAFLNIEAGGSLHPYSELEEDDDKKYIKQDGKVVFKQAIQSMSEACLDVLNRNQLTIEDVNWLVPHQANKRIIDAVGKQINIQEDKTLVNIANYGNTIAATIPLCIWENTSKIKKGDLVLLTAFGAGFSWGASLLRWSI
- a CDS encoding efflux RND transporter permease subunit: MKIAEISIKRPSIIIVLFIALLLGGLFSYKNLSYELVPKFEVNVITVATVYPGASPSEIENTVTKKIEDAVASLENVKKVEAMSFESLSTVMIYLNSTANVDLSLNDAQRKINAILKDLPKDVDPPSLQKYSLSDLPILTLSITSDLTEKELYDLLDKKIQPIFSRVNGVAKVELIGGEERQIQVLLDPKKLEAYGLSVPMVQQIILGSNLDFPTGNVKSKDKQTIIRLEGKYKNVQEMRDLVIASQGGIDIRLGDVADVQDGIKEIEKIARLNQKSTILMQVIKQSDANAVTVSELTHETIKEVENNYKDQNINIKVANDSSEFTLEAANAVMFDLFLAIVLVAFVMLFFLHSFRNAIIVMVAIPLSLIATFIGIYLLGYTLNLLSLLALSLVVGILVDDAIVVIENIHRHMEMGKNKVRASYDGAKEIGFTVTAITLVIVVVFLPIAMSSGLVPNIIKQFCVTVIIATLLSLLVSFTIVPWLFSRYGRIEVIKPSTFFGKIIHGFEKGLNAFTHTISNLLVWSLNSTKNTIIVIIIVALSFFGSIALLPMGYIGAEFFPKTDKGEFLVQLELDKDASLQQTNKVTQKVEDFLGTKPEVVDMITTVGQSSEGYGGAQATKYKSEIHVILTDKKQRKENSFVYAAKLKNELTPLIADAKIKTVPVGLIGAEEAPLALTVTGATLDDAMDFAIHAKELLDKIPGTMETKLTTETGSPEINVQVNRDKMAALGLDMYTVGMTMQTAFNGNKDGKFRAGEYEYDINIRFQEYARTTIDDVKEISFKNNVGQDIKLAQFADIKYSSGPSILERRDKSPSVTIKSQTIGRAPGAIAEEWVPQFETLKMKPGVKYLWTGTMEDQEEGFGTLGVALLAAIILVYLVMVALYDSFSKPFIVIFSVPLSFIGALLALAIANISLNIFTILGIIMLIGLVCKNAILLVDFANHRVQAGDSVHDALIAANHARLRPILMTTIAMVIGMVPIALASGAGAEMNNGLAVVIIGGLLSSLLLTLVIVPIIYSIFDKIGNRFGKKEKLNYEHLMNADYDYNEGFIDEFTSKNINNK
- a CDS encoding outer membrane beta-barrel family protein, with product MKKLFTLLLTILCSQIILPQSSIKGTVLDQTSKPVDYAEIQLLQFDETFVKQSFTDETGLFVIEHVIHGDYILKVYYLGNLVNEQKLTINSNIDLKNIQIKNEQQLDEIVLTAEKRLVERKVDRLVYNTANSVASQGMDALEALATTPMVKVQNDKISISGKNNVRIMVDDRMLELQGDALTNYLRTLRSDDIEKIEVITTPSAKYEASGNAGIINIILKKNKRMGVYGTVSSNYSHNNYNSGGGNGSLNYQNKKWSVMLKGNINNSNNANTNDNTYLDDKRYLGNKSLNESSYKNRGASITTNYQLTDNAVIGGSYNYTKFSGDPRAFTTSTYKSYPFAETDSIINSVNQSYTKNNYHTANLFFDQKLDTLGSKIAIGANYFSNSPDQSFDIKEYDANSILNRYNTYTNTLKYNVYSINADLNYHLPWAEIEFGAKYTTYDNKAQVIYFNIKEGNTLLDPRRSNRFTYTEDNYAGYVSLTKKLSYKWNVKGGMRYEQTEAKGDLLDTNEQFTKSYGKWFPTAYISFTPNETHSFSFNYSKRINRPYSNVLNPFKYYSNSYTYHQGNPELNPSYTNNYELSYVFNGALSVNLNYYHMTDQFDYMNKYVDGVFMSSTYNMLNSDNYGIDISYNNAITAWWETNTGLEYILSSPYYRNAEATQIGLKGNLFDYYSQNTFSVNSSKTLKLLLNWYHQIPHKEDNTKYGSYSSLTLGAKLALLDKKLNININMQDIFNTGKSRGTSYYKDNLQTFSNSWNSRRFSISASYTFGNSKNKKAIKEANFEDKNRSN
- a CDS encoding efflux RND transporter periplasmic adaptor subunit gives rise to the protein MKKVITALVLVVLVGGLIYILSSNKAKNDQETAIVAERSAEVTVRAEQAKLQVYDATYKANGNFIPEQEVTISAETPGRINKLLVDEGTRVHKGQVIAIVNSDQINVQIQNAEATLATAKADATRFESAFKTGGVTQQQLDQVRLMLKNAEANLKSARITAADANVKAPINGIINKKHVELGSFVAPGAPLFDLVNVAQLKLRVNVDESHVANLKEGDIITVKASVLPNDTFQGKVTFIAPKADAALNYPVDLLIANNQENKLRAGMYGSAIFDGEKDADTPILLVPRNAFVGSVSSNLVYTIVQGKAVSKKVVAGRNFGDFVEVLEGLQDGETVITSGQINLTENTPVSIIK
- a CDS encoding helix-turn-helix domain-containing protein, which codes for MNTPYIQVYSLSDITNRYKNVLTDKRLAILDIGPKHKQYFVVDKPYQFTTFGLILVTGGRCEITINLEPTIIKKDDLLVVLPNQFFEIKRLTEDFSVKAVFIDPDLFSEAGFHVKSHSLISFLSSEYPKVITLTKDVFRVIRNTLKRLTQLSYNSDNIYGKNLIIHHFSILMYELGNYYSKAVLEKNDIKLLRKEELAKKFIYLVSTHFKRERSVQYYADAMFISRKHLTKIISEVFQKTPKQIISDTIILEAKILLKNPKSSITDIVSELNFADLSVFSKFFKTYTGISPTDFKNN